Proteins encoded together in one Deinococcus irradiatisoli window:
- a CDS encoding FAD-dependent oxidoreductase, with translation MTVFSSERPLRVAVIGSGPSGIYAAEALLKQTSLPAEVDVFDKLPTPYGLVRYGVAPDHLKIKSVTALFHKVLSDPRARFLGNVELGKDVSPDELRAYYDAVIYTVGASADRRLGVPGEDLEGSLSATEFVAWYNGHPDAAARQMLLHASGVAVVGVGNVALDVSRILAKTAGELHSSDIAAHALSALETSKVSDVYVLGRRGPLQAKFTTKELREFGELHAADVVVRPEEIEVSDEEYAAISDNVVKRNLDVLREFAARPPTSKPRRVHLRFLVSPTEVLGEGGQVTGLKIEKNRLDAQGNAVGTGEYEVLDVQMVLRSVGYRGVAIPGVPFDEKRGVIPNAQGRVEGRSGEYTAGWIKRGPSGVIGTNKADAVETVGRLLEDAQGLTPAPQANRPAIDALLSSRGVDVVTLQDWQALEAHELEHGQVAGRPRLKVAGREQMFEVIRSRR, from the coding sequence ATGACTGTGTTCTCTTCCGAGCGCCCGCTGCGCGTGGCCGTGATCGGCAGCGGTCCCAGCGGCATCTACGCCGCCGAAGCGCTGCTCAAACAGACCTCGCTTCCCGCCGAGGTGGACGTGTTCGACAAATTGCCCACCCCCTACGGCCTGGTGCGCTACGGCGTGGCGCCCGACCACCTCAAGATCAAGAGCGTCACGGCGCTGTTTCACAAAGTGCTGAGTGATCCGCGCGCCCGCTTTCTCGGCAACGTGGAACTCGGCAAGGACGTGAGCCCCGACGAACTCCGGGCCTATTACGACGCCGTGATCTATACCGTGGGCGCCTCGGCCGACCGGCGGCTGGGCGTGCCGGGCGAGGACCTGGAAGGCAGCCTCAGCGCCACCGAGTTCGTGGCCTGGTACAACGGCCACCCCGACGCCGCTGCCCGGCAGATGCTGCTGCACGCCTCCGGGGTGGCGGTGGTGGGGGTCGGCAACGTGGCGCTGGACGTGTCGCGCATTCTGGCCAAGACCGCCGGCGAACTGCACAGCTCCGACATCGCCGCCCACGCCCTCAGCGCGCTGGAAACCTCGAAGGTCAGTGACGTGTACGTGCTGGGCCGGCGCGGCCCCTTGCAAGCCAAGTTCACCACCAAGGAGCTGCGCGAGTTCGGCGAACTGCACGCCGCCGACGTGGTCGTCAGGCCCGAAGAGATCGAGGTGAGCGACGAGGAGTACGCCGCCATCAGCGACAACGTGGTCAAGCGCAACCTCGACGTGCTGCGCGAGTTCGCTGCCCGGCCGCCGACCAGCAAGCCCCGGCGCGTTCACCTGCGCTTTCTGGTGTCGCCCACCGAAGTGCTGGGCGAAGGCGGGCAGGTCACCGGTCTGAAGATCGAGAAAAACCGCCTCGACGCGCAGGGCAACGCCGTGGGCACTGGGGAGTACGAGGTGCTCGACGTGCAGATGGTGCTCCGCAGCGTGGGCTACAGGGGCGTGGCGATTCCGGGCGTGCCGTTCGACGAGAAGCGCGGCGTGATTCCCAACGCGCAGGGCCGGGTGGAAGGCCGCAGCGGCGAGTACACCGCCGGCTGGATCAAGCGCGGTCCCAGCGGCGTGATCGGCACCAACAAAGCCGACGCGGTGGAAACGGTGGGCCGCCTGCTCGAGGACGCGCAAGGGCTGACGCCCGCCCCGCAGGCTAACCGGCCGGCCATCGACGCGCTGCTGAGTTCACGCGGCGTTGACGTGGTGACGCTGCAGGACTGGCAGGCGCTCGAAGCGCACGAACTCGAACACGGCCAGGTGGCCGGCCGCCCCCGCCTCAAGGTGGCCGGCCGCGAGCAGATGTTCGAAGTGATCCGCTCGCGGCGGTGA